One genomic segment of Pyruvatibacter mobilis includes these proteins:
- a CDS encoding glutathione S-transferase N-terminal domain-containing protein, whose product MTLPTPVTLAGAPPSPYTRKMLSVLRYRRIPYKVIWKQPREIDDLPQPKVSLLPTFYLPNEAGELEAVVDSTPLITRFDEAVTERCVRPTDPVIRMLDDLLEDYGDEWLTKAMFHYRWYYQADIKQAGDVLPRARIKAPKEKDARKLSQIFSERQISRLYVVGSSDTTAPVIEDSFKRLIEMLRDHLTAHSFLMGDRPGAADFAFYGQLTQLAQFDPTPTRLVLDIAPRVYAWVLLMEDLSGEEPHDDGWFTGDTVPATLKAVLTEVGRVYAPFLLANATALMEGAEEVRTEIGGATWVQKPFPYQGKCLDALRRSHAALSEADRTRFDDLIAGTGCEAIFA is encoded by the coding sequence ATGACATTGCCAACACCCGTCACGCTCGCCGGCGCGCCGCCGTCGCCCTATACGCGCAAGATGCTGTCGGTGCTGCGCTACCGCCGCATTCCCTACAAGGTGATCTGGAAGCAGCCCCGTGAAATAGACGATCTGCCGCAACCCAAAGTGTCACTCCTCCCCACGTTCTACCTGCCCAACGAGGCGGGTGAACTGGAGGCGGTCGTCGATTCAACACCCCTCATCACCCGGTTCGACGAGGCCGTTACCGAGCGCTGTGTGCGCCCCACGGACCCGGTCATCCGTATGCTGGACGACCTTCTTGAGGACTATGGTGACGAGTGGCTGACCAAGGCCATGTTCCACTATCGCTGGTACTATCAGGCCGACATCAAGCAGGCTGGCGATGTGCTGCCGCGTGCCCGGATCAAGGCACCAAAGGAGAAAGACGCCCGCAAGCTGAGCCAGATTTTCAGTGAACGGCAGATCTCTCGTCTTTACGTAGTGGGATCAAGCGACACGACAGCCCCCGTCATCGAAGACAGCTTCAAGCGCCTCATAGAAATGCTGCGCGATCACCTGACCGCGCACTCCTTTCTGATGGGCGACAGACCCGGTGCGGCGGACTTCGCTTTCTACGGACAACTGACCCAGCTCGCCCAGTTTGACCCGACACCGACCCGCCTCGTGCTGGACATCGCACCGCGCGTCTATGCCTGGGTCCTGTTGATGGAAGACCTGTCAGGCGAAGAGCCCCACGATGATGGCTGGTTCACAGGCGACACGGTACCCGCGACGCTCAAGGCCGTGCTGACAGAAGTGGGCCGCGTCTATGCCCCCTTCCTGCTCGCCAATGCGACGGCTCTGATGGAAGGAGCCGAGGAAGTGCGCACAGAGATTGGCGGCGCCACCTGGGTTCAGAAACCATTTCCCTATCAGGGCAAATGCCTCGACGCCCTGCGCCGCTCCCACGCAGCGCTGAGCGAGGCGGACCGGACACGCTTTGACGATCTCATTGCAGGCACCGGCTGCGAGGCTATTTTCGCCTGA
- a CDS encoding CHAT domain-containing protein, translating to MRSAASRAGLASRVKVLLMAGVLAGCETISAGAGFGGGVASGRGLPEALDLGASADGEACRASRRIDVQLAGLGAQYDVFCGAWRRPAGIIQVYPQESAASLEGFLDGCVRGRSVTGGVADGDGILSDQLTCPGKSSGALFRDVAVRDEGNGLVTAGRGLPALLPVLRRGVAGLAGKEAPVELSMSEVEGLPGVVALQDQEVLRRRGHKRNASFRFALAADDFARAVSIQDGLFGGDPERRADIALDLALNLSGQGRFAEAETLLDDTDAALATLNIAWLRDKLTNYRAVHLLNKGDLRDAQALAESPFSAETTGAVAAFDDFVDDGQITVISPREAEFVNQRRGSEVPPLYSDTELEPNIRATILRAHRAYILASLLDLRGREGGAEALAEAARRVAAAPPGSAPWLQALIGEKQALATLKEGRAGAAVSSLSSILADWRRREPRSLLTAQLLTSLGRALKADGREVDALASYREAFDLFSSVEGSFGVAPDRAGEYLSLLVTRADGGANGPATIDFINAFEDVVEPRAAVAMAQAAARLSSDTAAVEIRVLQDTERALAEAQKTLQEEAGSADPERLAALRKAVDEAEDALHVAEDAARRAQPKYMQLVNKGATATDLVDAVRPGEAFVAFTATRSGGFGYAVFNGKVRPFKSELTSADAAKLVRRVRLTLRSRRGGTVPFAVGQAHELFLGVFGPVHEEMKASGVETLIFSPRGSLGSMPPAALVAGVPGGDGGLRSRDYRQVDFLGRHYAFISSPSAGSFVATRRAERAAATGGLTVFGPAQPPRATDPWINRYAERMVAQGRPERCGRIFAGQEALQAELTPLAPRVAQNFRRRTISGAAFTEQSVLQDPEIANQQVLVFVTHGFFGDGFCITEPSLLTSLGSEGDALLSATEILDMNISADLVFLAACDTARAAEGAQGLAALFDGAQLDGLVRSFIYAGARAVLATHWVADDKAADELTTRFFAQARSAPMHEALKQAQGKLMDAEATAHPYYWAPYVVIGDATHTLGG from the coding sequence ATGAGGAGTGCTGCTTCCAGAGCCGGGCTTGCCTCGCGCGTTAAAGTGCTGCTGATGGCCGGTGTCCTTGCGGGGTGCGAGACGATCAGCGCTGGTGCCGGATTTGGTGGCGGTGTCGCATCCGGGCGCGGCCTGCCGGAAGCGCTTGATCTGGGTGCCAGCGCGGACGGGGAGGCCTGCCGCGCCAGCCGCCGCATCGATGTTCAGCTCGCAGGGCTTGGTGCCCAGTATGACGTCTTCTGCGGCGCGTGGCGGCGACCTGCAGGAATAATTCAAGTCTATCCGCAGGAGAGTGCCGCCTCACTTGAGGGTTTTCTTGATGGGTGCGTCCGGGGGCGGAGCGTCACCGGCGGGGTTGCGGATGGAGACGGCATTCTGTCCGATCAGTTGACCTGCCCGGGCAAGTCGTCCGGCGCGCTTTTCCGCGACGTCGCGGTGCGTGATGAAGGTAATGGCCTTGTGACTGCGGGCCGTGGACTACCGGCACTGTTGCCGGTGCTGCGGCGTGGCGTGGCCGGTCTCGCGGGTAAGGAAGCACCGGTCGAATTGTCGATGAGCGAGGTTGAAGGCCTGCCCGGCGTTGTGGCGTTGCAGGACCAGGAGGTATTGCGGCGGCGCGGGCATAAGCGCAACGCTTCGTTTCGCTTCGCGCTTGCCGCGGATGACTTTGCACGCGCGGTGTCTATCCAGGATGGTCTGTTTGGCGGTGATCCGGAGCGCCGGGCGGATATTGCCCTGGACCTGGCTCTCAACCTTTCAGGTCAGGGTCGGTTCGCGGAAGCCGAGACGCTGCTGGATGATACGGATGCCGCCCTTGCTACGCTCAATATCGCCTGGTTGCGTGACAAGCTGACCAACTATCGCGCGGTGCATCTGCTCAATAAGGGGGATCTGCGCGACGCGCAGGCATTGGCTGAATCCCCCTTCAGTGCGGAGACGACGGGCGCTGTGGCTGCCTTCGATGATTTCGTTGATGACGGGCAAATCACGGTGATCAGCCCGCGGGAGGCGGAGTTCGTCAATCAACGTCGCGGCAGTGAGGTGCCACCGCTTTATTCAGACACCGAACTCGAACCCAATATCCGGGCCACTATCCTGCGTGCGCACCGGGCCTACATCCTTGCATCGCTTCTCGACCTGCGGGGACGTGAGGGCGGAGCGGAGGCGCTGGCCGAAGCAGCTCGCAGGGTAGCAGCCGCACCGCCGGGCTCGGCGCCCTGGCTGCAGGCGCTGATCGGTGAGAAGCAGGCCCTTGCAACGCTCAAAGAGGGACGGGCGGGGGCTGCTGTTTCGTCGCTGTCCTCCATCCTGGCGGATTGGCGTCGGCGTGAGCCACGCTCACTTCTGACGGCCCAATTGCTGACAAGCCTCGGCCGGGCCCTCAAGGCGGATGGGCGAGAGGTCGATGCGCTGGCCTCTTACCGCGAGGCGTTTGACCTTTTTTCAAGCGTCGAAGGGTCTTTCGGCGTTGCGCCGGATAGGGCAGGTGAATATCTGTCGCTGCTGGTGACGCGGGCTGATGGCGGGGCCAACGGGCCCGCCACGATCGATTTCATCAATGCCTTTGAGGATGTGGTGGAGCCTCGTGCCGCCGTCGCCATGGCGCAGGCGGCAGCGCGCCTGTCGTCGGACACAGCGGCTGTTGAAATCCGTGTGCTGCAGGATACCGAGCGCGCCCTTGCTGAGGCCCAGAAGACATTGCAGGAAGAAGCCGGGTCAGCTGACCCGGAGCGGCTTGCGGCCTTGCGGAAGGCGGTGGATGAAGCGGAGGACGCGTTGCATGTGGCAGAGGATGCCGCCCGCCGCGCCCAACCCAAATACATGCAGCTGGTCAACAAGGGCGCGACGGCGACCGACCTCGTCGATGCAGTAAGACCGGGCGAGGCCTTTGTGGCATTCACCGCAACGCGGTCAGGCGGGTTCGGCTATGCGGTGTTCAACGGCAAGGTGCGGCCGTTCAAGTCAGAGCTGACAAGCGCTGATGCCGCCAAGCTTGTGCGGCGCGTGCGCCTAACCTTGCGCAGCCGTCGCGGCGGTACGGTGCCGTTCGCAGTGGGGCAGGCGCATGAATTGTTCCTGGGCGTGTTCGGTCCGGTGCATGAAGAGATGAAAGCCTCCGGTGTCGAAACGCTCATCTTCTCGCCCCGGGGCTCCCTTGGATCCATGCCTCCTGCAGCGCTGGTCGCCGGTGTGCCCGGTGGGGATGGCGGGTTGCGCAGCCGCGATTACCGGCAGGTGGATTTTCTGGGGCGGCACTATGCGTTTATTTCGTCTCCGAGTGCGGGCAGTTTCGTTGCGACGCGCCGGGCCGAGCGGGCCGCCGCTACCGGCGGGCTGACAGTATTCGGACCTGCGCAGCCGCCGCGCGCAACGGATCCGTGGATCAATCGTTATGCGGAGCGCATGGTGGCTCAAGGTCGTCCGGAACGATGCGGTCGCATCTTCGCAGGGCAGGAAGCGTTGCAGGCCGAACTGACACCGCTTGCTCCGCGTGTTGCACAGAACTTCCGTCGGCGGACGATATCGGGTGCTGCTTTCACCGAGCAGAGCGTGCTTCAGGACCCGGAGATTGCCAATCAGCAGGTGCTGGTTTTTGTCACCCATGGTTTTTTCGGTGATGGGTTTTGCATTACCGAGCCGTCGCTTCTGACAAGCCTCGGGAGCGAGGGGGACGCGCTTTTGTCGGCGACCGAGATCCTCGACATGAATATCTCCGCTGATCTCGTCTTTCTGGCTGCTTGCGACACGGCGCGAGCTGCGGAGGGAGCGCAAGGTCTGGCGGCCCTGTTTGACGGGGCGCAGCTTGACGGTCTTGTGCGGAGCTTCATCTATGCCGGCGCGCGCGCCGTGCTTGCGACGCACTGGGTGGCAGACGACAAGGCGGCCGATGAACTCACCACGCGGTTCTTCGCACAGGCCCGGTCAGCCCCCATGCATGAAGCTCTCAAGCAGGCCCAGGGCAAGCTGATGGACGCTGAAGCGACGGCACATCCCTATTACTGGGCGCCCTATGTTGTGATCGGCGATGCTACCCACACGCTGGGCGGCTGA
- a CDS encoding CHASE2 domain-containing protein, translated as MTTTVVDNHQNPTENNPDKGGDTSGVTRLVDTGKGMFDGNFLLSLVLALVVWAILRTPEGWQTFLGEADREVLQIAFELRVNQTVKGTGPILFLNLDESVWQSDETDGPALAYAPRKVVADMLEAAYGIPGFPRPKVVVADIDLFWRTPEEAEEQRIDDILTRWGNDPGAPLLVMQREVVDGDGHRDQPARARGSGREAIMANAPAGNLVWSVAQITGDEVVGARYMSHYLCIKTPAGIDVVAATPVYAIAARTAPDARSAVALVNRAMEEPRRHCRGERQETAFVLERTDRAPISFIQQESFINYSAHPGGDPVSEPTLVAADMFYIPAGFANAPMVSGLASSNGVVIIGSAASMARDRHMTPYGLMGGSMVIANMIRGLEEGGEIDRMYWLADASLLTIFVTLIVASFWYARIARDWIGPTSHLPFFARLIRLPIKLLTNPVIVKLLIGVGIFWISTFASYLLLDNGIWVSFAAPAYVAALNEAREDFEELMESLRNARSEAAS; from the coding sequence GTGACGACGACCGTCGTGGATAACCATCAGAATCCGACAGAGAACAACCCGGACAAGGGCGGCGACACCAGTGGTGTCACGCGGCTGGTTGATACCGGCAAGGGCATGTTCGACGGCAACTTCCTGCTCAGCCTCGTGCTGGCGCTGGTGGTCTGGGCCATCTTGCGGACCCCAGAGGGGTGGCAGACATTTCTGGGTGAAGCTGATCGCGAAGTTCTACAGATCGCCTTCGAACTCAGGGTCAATCAAACCGTAAAGGGCACTGGCCCCATCCTCTTCCTCAATCTGGATGAGAGCGTCTGGCAGTCCGATGAGACCGACGGACCTGCCCTGGCTTACGCACCGCGCAAGGTGGTAGCCGACATGCTGGAAGCGGCCTACGGCATTCCAGGTTTCCCGCGACCGAAAGTCGTCGTGGCTGATATCGACCTCTTCTGGCGCACGCCGGAAGAAGCTGAGGAACAGCGCATCGACGACATTCTTACCCGCTGGGGAAACGACCCGGGCGCCCCCCTACTGGTCATGCAGCGTGAGGTGGTGGACGGGGACGGCCACCGCGACCAGCCGGCACGGGCGCGCGGCAGCGGGCGGGAGGCCATCATGGCCAATGCACCCGCAGGCAATCTCGTCTGGTCCGTTGCGCAGATCACCGGCGACGAGGTGGTCGGTGCCCGCTACATGTCTCACTATCTCTGCATCAAGACGCCCGCGGGCATCGACGTGGTGGCGGCCACACCGGTCTATGCGATCGCCGCACGAACAGCACCGGATGCCCGCAGCGCCGTGGCGCTGGTTAACCGGGCCATGGAAGAGCCGCGCCGCCATTGCCGCGGCGAGCGGCAGGAGACAGCCTTCGTGCTGGAGCGCACGGACCGGGCACCGATCAGCTTCATCCAGCAGGAAAGCTTCATCAATTATTCCGCCCACCCCGGCGGTGACCCGGTATCCGAACCCACCCTCGTTGCCGCGGACATGTTCTATATACCCGCGGGTTTCGCCAACGCGCCAATGGTATCCGGCCTTGCCTCAAGCAATGGCGTGGTCATTATCGGGTCCGCCGCCTCCATGGCTCGCGACCGGCACATGACACCCTATGGCCTCATGGGGGGAAGCATGGTCATCGCAAACATGATCCGCGGCCTTGAGGAAGGCGGCGAGATCGACCGCATGTATTGGCTGGCCGACGCAAGCCTCCTCACAATATTCGTCACGCTTATAGTTGCTTCCTTCTGGTACGCACGTATTGCGCGTGACTGGATTGGTCCGACATCACATCTGCCGTTTTTTGCCAGATTGATACGTTTGCCAATCAAATTGCTGACAAACCCTGTTATTGTTAAGCTCCTGATCGGGGTGGGGATATTCTGGATCAGCACTTTCGCCAGCTATCTCCTGTTGGACAACGGAATCTGGGTGAGCTTCGCCGCACCCGCCTATGTGGCGGCCTTGAACGAAGCGCGCGAGGATTTTGAAGAATTGATGGAGAGCCTGCGCAATGCCCGCAGCGAAGCCGCTTCTTGA
- a CDS encoding DUF1330 domain-containing protein: MKVENRVMPDENQIKAMMNDPGPDGPIVMVNLLKFRDKAAYNDGSDADLSGREAYARYGAGVAPLIEKHGGRLIFAGPVTFLTLGFAEEKWDQIALVEYPNRKALFDMSTSEAYQAISHHRDAGLEGQLNIETTPDFVLGS; encoded by the coding sequence ATGAAAGTCGAAAACCGGGTGATGCCGGACGAGAACCAGATCAAGGCCATGATGAACGATCCGGGTCCGGACGGCCCCATTGTCATGGTCAATCTCCTGAAGTTCCGCGACAAGGCGGCCTACAATGACGGCAGCGATGCCGACCTGTCCGGTCGGGAGGCCTATGCGCGCTATGGTGCAGGTGTGGCACCGCTGATCGAGAAGCATGGCGGGCGCCTGATCTTTGCCGGCCCTGTCACCTTTCTCACCCTGGGCTTTGCCGAGGAGAAGTGGGACCAGATCGCGCTTGTGGAATATCCCAACCGCAAGGCGCTGTTCGATATGTCCACCTCGGAGGCCTATCAGGCCATCTCGCATCACCGCGACGCGGGACTAGAAGGCCAACTCAATATCGAGACGACGCCGGACTTCGTGCTCGGCAGTTAA
- a CDS encoding crotonase/enoyl-CoA hydratase family protein: MSETTTECFAVSIENNIAHIRLNRPEKRNAMSRAFWSELPEIVNRIDREAQARVIVLSSTGPHFTSGLDVSAFASPEISGDGDDADADARRKARLSAGQTFYQNVLGMQESFSALEKCRIPVLAAIQGGCIGGGVDLTTACDMRYCTEDAFFTIYETKIGMTADVGTFPRIVKILPEGVVREMAYTGRRMMAAEAKDVGLVNRVFATQDEMLDAVMDIAREIAANAPLAVAGCKRLINYSRDHSTADALDYIAIWNASHLQTEEIMEAMTANAEKREGNFAPLPPKRTIGAA, from the coding sequence ATGAGCGAAACCACTACCGAGTGCTTTGCTGTTTCTATCGAAAACAACATCGCCCATATCCGCCTCAACCGGCCCGAAAAACGTAATGCCATGAGCCGCGCCTTCTGGTCCGAACTGCCGGAAATCGTGAACCGCATCGACCGCGAGGCACAGGCCCGGGTGATCGTGCTATCATCCACCGGCCCGCACTTCACCAGTGGCCTTGATGTCTCTGCGTTCGCAAGCCCGGAGATTTCCGGTGACGGCGACGACGCGGATGCCGACGCCAGACGCAAGGCACGCCTGTCGGCAGGGCAGACCTTTTATCAGAACGTGCTCGGCATGCAGGAGTCCTTCTCGGCCCTGGAGAAGTGCCGCATTCCCGTGCTGGCCGCGATCCAGGGCGGCTGTATTGGCGGCGGCGTGGACCTGACCACGGCCTGCGACATGCGCTACTGCACGGAAGATGCGTTCTTCACCATCTATGAGACCAAGATCGGCATGACCGCCGATGTCGGCACCTTCCCGCGCATCGTGAAGATCCTGCCGGAAGGGGTCGTACGCGAGATGGCCTATACGGGCCGCCGCATGATGGCCGCCGAGGCGAAGGATGTCGGGCTCGTCAACCGCGTCTTTGCGACCCAGGACGAGATGCTGGACGCCGTGATGGACATCGCGCGCGAGATTGCAGCCAACGCGCCGTTGGCCGTTGCCGGCTGCAAACGCCTTATCAATTACTCCCGTGACCACTCGACTGCGGATGCCCTGGACTACATCGCCATCTGGAATGCCTCCCACCTGCAGACGGAGGAAATCATGGAGGCGATGACGGCCAATGCCGAAAAACGCGAGGGCAACTTCGCACCCCTCCCACCGAAGCGAACCATCGGCGCCGCCTAG